One Fusarium oxysporum f. sp. lycopersici 4287 chromosome 8, whole genome shotgun sequence genomic region harbors:
- a CDS encoding CK1/CK1/CK1-D protein kinase, producing the protein MTTMDLRVGNKYRIGRKIGSGSFGDIYLGTNIISGEEIAIKLESVKAKHPQLEYEARVYKSLAGGVGIPFVRWFGTECDYNAMVLDLLGPSLEDLFNFCNRKFSLKTVLLLADQLISRIEYIHAKSFIHRDIKPDNFLMGIGKRGNQVNVIDFGLAKKYRDPKTHFHIPYRENKNLTGTARYASINTHLGVEQSRRDDMESLGYVMLYFCRGSLPWQGLKAATKKQKYDRIMEKKMTTPTEVLCRGFPNEFAIYLNYTRSLRFDDKPDYSYLRKIFRDLFVREGFQYDYVFDWTVYKYQKNAQAIAQAAGQANPEDEEKARASRTNAATAGQSAAKPNAIPSTRRKMLERGSGAGVDTPDTNRAIGGSDRIGR; encoded by the exons TGACGACCATG GATCTTCGCGTCGGTAACAAGTACCGTATCGGTCGAAAGATCGGTTCAGGTTCTTTCGGTGATATCTATCTGGGCACCAATATCATCTCCGGTGAGGAGATCGCCATCAAACTTGAGTCcgtcaaggccaagcacCCGCAACTGGAGTATGAGGCTCGTGTGTACAAGTCTCTTGCTGGTGGCGTTGGAATCCCGTTTGTTCGCTGGTTTGGTACCGAGTGCGACTATAATGCCATGGTTCTCGACCTTCTCGGCCCCAGTCTGGAGGATCTCTTCAACTTTTGTAACCGAAAGTTTTCCTTGAAGACGGTTCTTCTCCTGGCCGATCAGCTCATTTCTCGAATCGAATACATTCACGCCAAGTCTTTCATCCACCGAGATATCAAGCCCGACAACTTCCTCATGGGTATCGGCAAACGAGGTAACCAAGTCAACGTTATCGATTTCGGTCTTGCCAAGAAGTATCGCGACCCCAAGACTCACTTCCACATCCCCTACAGAGAGAACAAGAATCTGACAGGTACTGCGCGCTACGCCTCCATCAACACCCACTTGGGTGTCGAGCAATCACGACGTGATGATATGGAGTCCCTTGGTTACGTTATGCTCTATTTCTGCCGCGGCTCTCTCCCTTGGCAGGGCCTGAAGGCCGCcaccaagaagcagaagtaCGACCGCATTatggaaaagaagatgaCTACCCCTACTGAGGTTCTCTGCCGTGGATTCCCCAATGAGTTCGCAATCTACCTCAACTACACTCGATCTCTTCGATTCGACGATAAGCCTGATTACAGCTACCTCCGCAAGATCTTCCGCGACCTCTTTGTTCGTGAAGGTTTCCAGTATGATTATGTTTTCGACTGGACAGTCTACAAGTACCAGAAGAACGCGCAGGCTATCGCACAGGCTGCCGGTCAGGCCAACCCTGAAGACGAGGAAAAGGCCCGTGCCAGCCGTACCAACGCCGCTACTGCCGGCCAGTCTGCTGCTAAGCCTAATGCCATTCCCAGCACTCGTCGCAAGATGCTTGAGCGAGGCTCCGGTGCTGGCGTCGATACTCCCGACACCAACCGTGCCATCGGTGGAAGCGACAGGAT TGGACGATAA
- a CDS encoding CK1/CK1/CK1-D protein kinase produces MTTMDLRVGNKYRIGRKIGSGSFGDIYLGTNIISGEEIAIKLESVKAKHPQLEYEARVYKSLAGGVGIPFVRWFGTECDYNAMVLDLLGPSLEDLFNFCNRKFSLKTVLLLADQLISRIEYIHAKSFIHRDIKPDNFLMGIGKRGNQVNVIDFGLAKKYRDPKTHFHIPYRENKNLTGTARYASINTHLGVEQSRRDDMESLGYVMLYFCRGSLPWQGLKAATKKQKYDRIMEKKMTTPTEVLCRGFPNEFAIYLNYTRSLRFDDKPDYSYLRKIFRDLFVREGFQYDYVFDWTVYKYQKNAQAIAQAAGQANPEDEEKARASRTNAATAGQSAAKPNAIPSTRRKMLERGSGAGVDTPDTNRAIGGSDRMLRSASKGAGYASGSYRPK; encoded by the exons TGACGACCATG GATCTTCGCGTCGGTAACAAGTACCGTATCGGTCGAAAGATCGGTTCAGGTTCTTTCGGTGATATCTATCTGGGCACCAATATCATCTCCGGTGAGGAGATCGCCATCAAACTTGAGTCcgtcaaggccaagcacCCGCAACTGGAGTATGAGGCTCGTGTGTACAAGTCTCTTGCTGGTGGCGTTGGAATCCCGTTTGTTCGCTGGTTTGGTACCGAGTGCGACTATAATGCCATGGTTCTCGACCTTCTCGGCCCCAGTCTGGAGGATCTCTTCAACTTTTGTAACCGAAAGTTTTCCTTGAAGACGGTTCTTCTCCTGGCCGATCAGCTCATTTCTCGAATCGAATACATTCACGCCAAGTCTTTCATCCACCGAGATATCAAGCCCGACAACTTCCTCATGGGTATCGGCAAACGAGGTAACCAAGTCAACGTTATCGATTTCGGTCTTGCCAAGAAGTATCGCGACCCCAAGACTCACTTCCACATCCCCTACAGAGAGAACAAGAATCTGACAGGTACTGCGCGCTACGCCTCCATCAACACCCACTTGGGTGTCGAGCAATCACGACGTGATGATATGGAGTCCCTTGGTTACGTTATGCTCTATTTCTGCCGCGGCTCTCTCCCTTGGCAGGGCCTGAAGGCCGCcaccaagaagcagaagtaCGACCGCATTatggaaaagaagatgaCTACCCCTACTGAGGTTCTCTGCCGTGGATTCCCCAATGAGTTCGCAATCTACCTCAACTACACTCGATCTCTTCGATTCGACGATAAGCCTGATTACAGCTACCTCCGCAAGATCTTCCGCGACCTCTTTGTTCGTGAAGGTTTCCAGTATGATTATGTTTTCGACTGGACAGTCTACAAGTACCAGAAGAACGCGCAGGCTATCGCACAGGCTGCCGGTCAGGCCAACCCTGAAGACGAGGAAAAGGCCCGTGCCAGCCGTACCAACGCCGCTACTGCCGGCCAGTCTGCTGCTAAGCCTAATGCCATTCCCAGCACTCGTCGCAAGATGCTTGAGCGAGGCTCCGGTGCTGGCGTCGATACTCCCGACACCAACCGTGCCATCGGTGGAAGCGACAGGAT GCTTCGCTCAGCTTCAAAGGGAGCGGGATATGCCTCGGGCAGCTATCGGCCGAAATGA
- a CDS encoding CK1/CK1/CK1-D protein kinase produces MTTMDLRVGNKYRIGRKIGSGSFGDIYLGTNIISGEEIAIKLESVKAKHPQLEYEARVYKSLAGGVGIPFVRWFGTECDYNAMVLDLLGPSLEDLFNFCNRKFSLKTVLLLADQLISRIEYIHAKSFIHRDIKPDNFLMGIGKRGNQVNVIDFGLAKKYRDPKTHFHIPYRENKNLTGTARYASINTHLGVEQSRRDDMESLGYVMLYFCRGSLPWQGLKAATKKQKYDRIMEKKMTTPTEVLCRGFPNEFAIYLNYTRSLRFDDKPDYSYLRKIFRDLFVREGFQYDYVFDWTVYKYQKNAQAIAQAAGQANPEDEEKARASRTNAATAGQSAAKPNAIPSTRRKMLERGSGAGVDTPDTNRAIGGSDRM; encoded by the exons TGACGACCATG GATCTTCGCGTCGGTAACAAGTACCGTATCGGTCGAAAGATCGGTTCAGGTTCTTTCGGTGATATCTATCTGGGCACCAATATCATCTCCGGTGAGGAGATCGCCATCAAACTTGAGTCcgtcaaggccaagcacCCGCAACTGGAGTATGAGGCTCGTGTGTACAAGTCTCTTGCTGGTGGCGTTGGAATCCCGTTTGTTCGCTGGTTTGGTACCGAGTGCGACTATAATGCCATGGTTCTCGACCTTCTCGGCCCCAGTCTGGAGGATCTCTTCAACTTTTGTAACCGAAAGTTTTCCTTGAAGACGGTTCTTCTCCTGGCCGATCAGCTCATTTCTCGAATCGAATACATTCACGCCAAGTCTTTCATCCACCGAGATATCAAGCCCGACAACTTCCTCATGGGTATCGGCAAACGAGGTAACCAAGTCAACGTTATCGATTTCGGTCTTGCCAAGAAGTATCGCGACCCCAAGACTCACTTCCACATCCCCTACAGAGAGAACAAGAATCTGACAGGTACTGCGCGCTACGCCTCCATCAACACCCACTTGGGTGTCGAGCAATCACGACGTGATGATATGGAGTCCCTTGGTTACGTTATGCTCTATTTCTGCCGCGGCTCTCTCCCTTGGCAGGGCCTGAAGGCCGCcaccaagaagcagaagtaCGACCGCATTatggaaaagaagatgaCTACCCCTACTGAGGTTCTCTGCCGTGGATTCCCCAATGAGTTCGCAATCTACCTCAACTACACTCGATCTCTTCGATTCGACGATAAGCCTGATTACAGCTACCTCCGCAAGATCTTCCGCGACCTCTTTGTTCGTGAAGGTTTCCAGTATGATTATGTTTTCGACTGGACAGTCTACAAGTACCAGAAGAACGCGCAGGCTATCGCACAGGCTGCCGGTCAGGCCAACCCTGAAGACGAGGAAAAGGCCCGTGCCAGCCGTACCAACGCCGCTACTGCCGGCCAGTCTGCTGCTAAGCCTAATGCCATTCCCAGCACTCGTCGCAAGATGCTTGAGCGAGGCTCCGGTGCTGGCGTCGATACTCCCGACACCAACCGTGCCATCGGTGGAAGCGACAGGATGTGA
- a CDS encoding hypothetical protein (At least one base has a quality score < 10), with translation MSCVAMAASTSVTKSTTTTSTSTSQSKLSSSSAPSTMTPPSIDLLYLTFNCAKNLLDIPVFGSHLQTAFRQNATGLPEVVVLSLQEVAPLAYSFIGGYFLNPYLSRYEQAINIAAQHIIDDISSRNSETVNTTPTALPSKPYTLVRAKNVGYTAILLFAREPSRLKNIQEAEVGFGAAEIGNKGAVGLRMLYEADGGSSELTFVATHLAAMEWNLPRRNANWAAIMRGMAFENPEVVVNSYKTSVTPSPASTPPAEDEPERTRLLHNEHNEQHSQLQQQLHNISVFRPSSFLFVAGDLNYRISTTSPPPSATFPSLDPESENYYPDFFRLDQLTRERNAGRTLHGLSEHEVRFPPTYKYDVLPPRPGTREPELDVPWKFAVHRYPGWTDRILFLDVPSWLKKGNSQDPKFNVRAYDCLPVLRMSDHRPVFLRIDVPLISPSDMAPPSDLDRGVSKDPRARLPMEIDPEAWERRAAARRKEVMAGWSMYLWSTKQGVCILATVLAFGAGVYWLYRRF, from the exons ATGTCGTGCGTTGCAATGGCGGCATCGACTTCAGTAACCAAATCCACGACTACAACATCAACGTCGACTTCCCAATCCAAGCTGTCGTCTTCCTCCGCTCCATCCACCATGACGCCCCCTTCTATTGACCTCTTATACCTCACGTTCAACTGTGCCAAGAATCTTCTCGATATTCCCGTCTTCGGCAGCCATTTGCAAACCGCCTTTCGTCAAAACGCAACTGGTTTACCAGAGGTTGTTGTTCT CTCGCTACAGGAGGTGGCACCCTTGGCGTACTCCTTCATTGGTGGTTACTTCTTGAACCCATACCTCTCACGATACGAACAAGCCATCAATATCGCCGCTCAACATATTATTGATGATATATCGAGTCGAAATAGCGAGACTGTCAACACTACGCCCACCGCCCTCCCCTCGAAGCCATACACACTTGTGCGAGCCAAAAATGTTGGCTACACCGCCATACTGCTCTTCGCTCGCGAGCCTTCGAGGCTAAAGAATATTCAAGAGGCGGAAGTTGGGTTTGGGGCCGCTGAGATAGGGAACAAGGGCGCTGTCGGTCTACGCATGCTTTATGAAGCTGATGGTGGCTCATCTGAGCTGACTTTTGTCGCAACACATCTGGCGGCTATGGAATGGAACTTACCCCGGCGTAATGCCAACTGGGCTGCTATAATGCGTGGTATGGCTTTTGAAAACCCAGAAGTGGTTGTGAATAGCTACAAGACCTCTGTCACCCCATCTccagcctcaacaccacccgCCGAAGACGAGCCCGAGCGTACGCGCCTCCTCCATAATGAACACAACGAGCAACACTcacaacttcaacaacagtTGCACAACATCTCCGTTTTCAGGCCCTCATCATTCCTCTTTGTTGCCGGCGATCTAAATTATAGAATATCCACCACGTCCCCGCCCCCTTCCGCTACATTCCCCAGTCTAGATCCGGAGTCGGAGAACTACTATCCAGATTTTTTCCGTCTCGATCAGCTTACCCGTGAGCGTAACGCTGGCCGCACTTTACATGGGTTATCAGAGCACGAGGTGCGCTTCCCACCGACTTACAAGTACGATGTGTTACCACCACGACCTGGCACGCGAGAGCCCGAGCTTGACGTGCCCTGGAAATTTGCGGTTCATCGCTATCCAGGTTGGACAGATCGGATCCTATTTCTCGACGTACCTTCATGGCTCAAAAAAGGGAATAGCCAGGACCCCAAGTTCAACGTTCGTGCTTATGACTGTCTTCCAGTACTGCGTATGAGCGATCATCGTCCAGTGTTCCTACGTATCGACGTGCCCCTCATTTCACCGAGTGATATGGCCCCGCCGTCAGACCTGGACCGTGGTGTAAGCAAGGACCCTCGGGCCCGACTCCCTATGGAAATTGACCCAGAGGCCTGGGAGCGCCGGGCCGCCGCACGCCGTAAGGAGGTCATGGCAGGCTGGAGCATGTACCTCTGGAGTACTAAGCAGGGTGTCTGTATCCTAGCCACAGTACTCGCTTTTGGTGCAGGTGTGTACTGGCTGTACCGGCGGTTCTGA
- a CDS encoding AGC/PKA protein kinase (At least one base has a quality score < 10), protein MAATVAPSHAGGLPSSSGIPAPSHSANSHSHAQDAPSGPTSPTPSPLPQTRKFNLRDFRRVRTLGTGTFARVCLVRPAATAHIPLDHQLNPEVYALKILRKPEVIRLKQVDHVRHERAILADVAGHPFITNLIASFSDQDSLYMLLDYVPGGELFTYLRKLRRFEESVARFYAAEIVLVLEYLHEQQGGIAYRDLKPENLLLDQEGHIKLVDFGFAKRLGYREDNRPVETYTLCGTPEYLAPEVIQNKGHTGAVDWWALGILIYEFLTGYPPFWHQNPIEIYKQILEKPVVFPQDPPLSEEAKDIIRSFCTVDRSRRLGNISGGAARVKSHPFFHDTNWDDIFNRRQKGPIQPPIRYPGDAQCFDVYPEDDGSREPYGREMAEKYDPYFADF, encoded by the exons ATGGCTGCGACCGTTGCGCCCTCACATGCTGGTGGCCTACCATCGTCATCGGGAATCCCTGCGCCCTCGCATTCCGCAAACTCTCACTCACATGCCCAAGATGCTCCGAGTGGACCAACATCTCCCACCCCAAGTCCATTACCACAAACCCGCAAATTCAATCTTCGCGACTTCAGACGAGTTCGCACACTAGGGACAG GAACATTTGCTCGGGTCTGCCTCGTCCGTCCCGCCGCAACTGCGCATATCCCCCTTGACCATCAACTCAACCCCGAAGTCTACGCCCTCAAGATCCTACGGAAACCAGAAGTCATCCGTCTCAAACAAGTCGATCATGTCCGACACGAACGCGCTATTCTCGCTGATGTTGCAGGTCATCCTTTCATCACAAACCTAATCGCCTCCTTTTCCGACCAAGATTCGCTCTACATGCTGCTCGACTACGTTCCTGGGGGAGAGTTGTTCACATATCTTAGAAAGTTACGACGCTTCGAAGAATCTGTCGCACGCTTCTACGCCGCCGAGATTGTTCTTGTTCTGGAGTACTTGCATGAGCAGCAAGGAGGTATTGCCTATCGAGACCTTAAACCTGAAAACCTGCTTCTGGATCAAGAGGGCCACATCAAGCTTGTTGATTTTGGCTTTGCCAAGCGACTTGGCTACCGTGAAGATAACCGCCCTGTCGAGACATACACCTTGTGCGGGACACCTGAGTATCTCGCCCCCGAGGTCATCCAAAACAAAGGTCACACAGGCGCAGTTGACTGGTGGGCACTGGGCATTCTAATATATGAATTCTTGACGGGGTATCCTCCTTTCTGGCACCAGAACCCCATCGAGATCTACAAGCA GATACTAGAAAAGCCCGTTGTCTTTCCCCAAGACCCCCCCTTATCAGAAGAAGCTAAGGATATAATACGGTCCTTCTGCACCGTCGATCGTTCTCGGCGCCTTGGTAATATAAGCGGCGGTGCAGCACGTGTGAAATCCCACCCTTTCTTCCATGACACCAACTGGGATGACATTTTCAACCGTCGACAAAAGGGCCCCATCCAGCCCCCGATACGATATCCGGGCGATGCACAATGTTTCGACGTCTACCCCGAGGACGACGGATCTCGCGAGCCTTATGGCCGTGAGATGGCGGAGAAATATGACCCATATTTCGCTGACTTCTAA
- a CDS encoding AGC/PKA protein kinase (At least one base has a quality score < 10): MAATVAPSHAGGLPSSSGIPAPSHSANSHSHAQDAPSGPTSPTPSPLPQTRKFNLRDFRRVRTLGTGTFARVCLVRPAATAHIPLDHQLNPEVYALKILRKPEVIRLKQVDHVRHERAILADVAGHPFITNLIASFSDQDSLYMLLDYVPGGELFTYLRKLRRFEESVARFYAAEIVLVLEYLHEQQGGIAYRDLKPENLLLDQEGHIKLVDFGFAKRLGYREDNRPVETYTLCGTPEYLAPEVIQNKGHTGAVDWWALGILIYEFLTGYPPFWHQNPIEIYKQWVTVRQMCKNGKLTISPQDTRKARCLSPRPPLIRRS, translated from the exons ATGGCTGCGACCGTTGCGCCCTCACATGCTGGTGGCCTACCATCGTCATCGGGAATCCCTGCGCCCTCGCATTCCGCAAACTCTCACTCACATGCCCAAGATGCTCCGAGTGGACCAACATCTCCCACCCCAAGTCCATTACCACAAACCCGCAAATTCAATCTTCGCGACTTCAGACGAGTTCGCACACTAGGGACAG GAACATTTGCTCGGGTCTGCCTCGTCCGTCCCGCCGCAACTGCGCATATCCCCCTTGACCATCAACTCAACCCCGAAGTCTACGCCCTCAAGATCCTACGGAAACCAGAAGTCATCCGTCTCAAACAAGTCGATCATGTCCGACACGAACGCGCTATTCTCGCTGATGTTGCAGGTCATCCTTTCATCACAAACCTAATCGCCTCCTTTTCCGACCAAGATTCGCTCTACATGCTGCTCGACTACGTTCCTGGGGGAGAGTTGTTCACATATCTTAGAAAGTTACGACGCTTCGAAGAATCTGTCGCACGCTTCTACGCCGCCGAGATTGTTCTTGTTCTGGAGTACTTGCATGAGCAGCAAGGAGGTATTGCCTATCGAGACCTTAAACCTGAAAACCTGCTTCTGGATCAAGAGGGCCACATCAAGCTTGTTGATTTTGGCTTTGCCAAGCGACTTGGCTACCGTGAAGATAACCGCCCTGTCGAGACATACACCTTGTGCGGGACACCTGAGTATCTCGCCCCCGAGGTCATCCAAAACAAAGGTCACACAGGCGCAGTTGACTGGTGGGCACTGGGCATTCTAATATATGAATTCTTGACGGGGTATCCTCCTTTCTGGCACCAGAACCCCATCGAGATCTACAAGCAGTGGGTAACTGTTCGACAGATGTGTAAGAATGGCAAGTTGACTATTTCTCCGCAGGATACTAGAAAAGCCCGTTGTCTTTCCCCAAGACCCCCCCTTATCAGAAGAAGCTAA
- a CDS encoding 3-oxoacyl-[acyl-carrier protein] reductase has protein sequence MAVILIVGATRGLGASITKKYAEKSENTVYGTTRSSEGPKDSPSGVKWLSDIDLMQSNAGQKLASLLDPAQPLDSVIITAGYFATEDLTWDKGPKWEEEQRMYTTSSIAPVFIVHQLIHKGLLRKGSKVVLVSSESGSITLRHPKEGGGNYAHHASKAALNMVGKLLSLDLKDQGVIVSIVHPGFMRTEMTKGVGFDKFWDEGGAVTPDKAAASLINWIDNLDISKTGEYWAPRGPRE, from the exons ATGGCAGTCATACTAATTGTAGGAGCTACTCGTGGCTTGGGTGccagcatcaccaagaagTACGCCGAAAAGAGCGAAAACACCGTCTACGGTACGACCAGATCATCCGAGGGTCCGAAAGATTCACCCTCAGGAGTCAAATGGCTTTCTGATATCGACCTCATGCAATCTAACGCTGGTCAGAAGCTGGCCAGTCTGCTAGACCCAGCTCAGCCACTCGACTCGGTG ATTATCACAGCCGGTTACTTTGCTACAGAAGACCTTACCTGGGACAAAGGTCCAAAatgggaggaagagcagCGGATGTATACGACCAGCTCCATTGCCCCCGTCTTTATCGTCCACCAGCTCATCCACAAAGGTCTCTTGCGCAAGGGTTCCAAAGTGGTGCTTGTATCTTCCGAGTCTGGCAGTATCACTCTGCGACATCCAAAAGAAGGGGGTGGCAACTACGCTCATCACGCCAGCAAGGCGGCTCTCAACATGGTTGGCAAGCTGCTTAGCTTGGATCTTAAGGACCAGGGCGTCATTGTCAGCATCGTGCACCCAGGCTTTATGCGAACTGAAATGACAAAAGGCGTAGGGTTTGACAAGTTCTGGGATGAAGGTGGAG CTGTGACACCAGACAAGGCGGCGGCGAGCCTCATCAACTGGATCGACAATCTTGATATTAGCAAAACAGGAGAATACTGGGCACCACGAGGACCGCGTGAGTAG
- a CDS encoding 3-oxoacyl-[acyl-carrier protein] reductase encodes MAVILIVGATRGLGASITKKYAEKSENTVYGTTRSSEGPKDSPSGVKWLSDIDLMQSNAGQKLASLLDPAQPLDSVIITAGYFATEDLTWDKGPKWEEEQRMYTTSSIAPVFIVHQLIHKGLLRKGSKVVLVSSESGSITLRHPKEGGGNYAHHASKAALNMVGKLLSLDLKDQGVIVSIVHPGFMRTEMTKGVGFDKFWDEGGAVTPDKAAASLINWIDNLDISKTGEYWAPRGPRDIGTAEVVLGEDLATPLHLPW; translated from the exons ATGGCAGTCATACTAATTGTAGGAGCTACTCGTGGCTTGGGTGccagcatcaccaagaagTACGCCGAAAAGAGCGAAAACACCGTCTACGGTACGACCAGATCATCCGAGGGTCCGAAAGATTCACCCTCAGGAGTCAAATGGCTTTCTGATATCGACCTCATGCAATCTAACGCTGGTCAGAAGCTGGCCAGTCTGCTAGACCCAGCTCAGCCACTCGACTCGGTG ATTATCACAGCCGGTTACTTTGCTACAGAAGACCTTACCTGGGACAAAGGTCCAAAatgggaggaagagcagCGGATGTATACGACCAGCTCCATTGCCCCCGTCTTTATCGTCCACCAGCTCATCCACAAAGGTCTCTTGCGCAAGGGTTCCAAAGTGGTGCTTGTATCTTCCGAGTCTGGCAGTATCACTCTGCGACATCCAAAAGAAGGGGGTGGCAACTACGCTCATCACGCCAGCAAGGCGGCTCTCAACATGGTTGGCAAGCTGCTTAGCTTGGATCTTAAGGACCAGGGCGTCATTGTCAGCATCGTGCACCCAGGCTTTATGCGAACTGAAATGACAAAAGGCGTAGGGTTTGACAAGTTCTGGGATGAAGGTGGAG CTGTGACACCAGACAAGGCGGCGGCGAGCCTCATCAACTGGATCGACAATCTTGATATTAGCAAAACAGGAGAATACTGGGCACCACGAGGACCGC GGGATATTGGGACTGCTGAGGTTGTCCTGGGTGAAGACTTAGCTACACCACTGCATCTACCCTGGTAA
- a CDS encoding hypothetical protein (At least one base has a quality score < 10) — protein sequence MNPPQSPPSQASSHFQLEPIPAAILADKEVKRRDAIALLGACKTGCKVIDEEVMLGGFERGSVVGISAEDEELGVQLGLQTLAHSLCEGTVTSGLLITPRPASVMLAGLRDAVKSELEAKWCTKDTIRMKLRECLEKVMLSCVFDMDGLWEHWQIRLRVVAEKMIAAGPRGNKY from the exons ATGAACCCACCACAAAGCCCCCCCTCACAGGCGAGCTCCCACTTTCAGCTCGAGCCAATTCCTGCGGCAATACTGGCCGATAAAGAGGTCAAAAGGCGCGATGCAATCGCACTGTTGGGAGCCTGCAAGACAGGATGCAAAGTCATTGACGAGGAGGTCATGTTAGGCGGCTTTGAACGCGGAAGTGTTGTGGGTATCAGcgctgaagatgaagagctAGGGGTTCAG CTTGGTCTCCAGACACTTGCACATTCACTTTGTGAAGGCACGGTTACAAGTGGCCTGCTCATCACTCCCAGGCCAGCAAGCGTAATGCTGGCTGGCTTGAGGGACGCGGTGAAGTCCGAACTCGAGGCCAAATGGTGCACCAAGGATACCATAAGGATGAAACTCAGAGAATGCCTTGAAAAAGTCATGCTGTCTTGTGTATTCGACATGGATGGTCTATGGGAGCACTGGCAGATCAGATTGCGAGTTGTTGCAGAGAAGATGATCGCTGCAGGACCAAGGGGCAACAAATATTAG
- a CDS encoding hypothetical protein (At least one base has a quality score < 10) has translation MSSVELPQFVSPNPPGHRKPAQNWTSYSSAARYKLAIITLYSASSKTARKPHVAYIWDFSLGLLLINCLSNSPLFSFHSRPSLLPSRPSSCMTFPDAQFIQQHLHDPYHLNLVPRKLPHRPLSILPGLWDLCAYRRISGFDGRLRERSRRCEFKS, from the exons ATGAGCTCTGTAGAGTTACCGCAATTCGTATCTCCAAACCCACCTGGGCATCGCAAGCCTGCCCAAAATTGGACTTCATATAGCTCCGCCGCTCGTTATAAACTTGCCATAATTACCTTATACTCTGCGTCCTCCAAAACCGCCCGCAAGCCTCACGTCGCTTATATTTGGGATTTTAGCCTCGGgctccttctcatcaattgcTTGTCCAATTCTCCCCTTTTCAGCTTTCACAGCCGCCCATCTCTGCTCCCTTCCCGACCTAGCTCCTGTATGACCTTCCCAGACGCCCAGTTCATCCAACAACACCTCCACGATCCATACCATCTCAATCTCGTCCCCAGGAAGTTGCCTCACCGCCCCCTCAGCATCCTGCCTGGTCTTTGGGACCTTTGTGCATA TAGAAGGATAAGTGGTTTCGATGGTAGATTGCGCGAGAGATCGCGGAGGTGTGAGTTCAAAAGCTGA
- a CDS encoding transaldolase: MSSSLEQLKATGTTVVSDSGDFASIGKYKPQDATTNPSLILAASKKAEYAKLIDVAIDYAKQKGGPIDQQVDDALDRLLVEFGKEILKIIPGKVSTEVDARYSFDTEASVNKALHLIELYGEQGISKDRILIKIAATWEGIKAAEILQRDHGINTNLTLMFSLVQAIGAAEAGAYLISPFVGRILDWFKASTKKEYSKEEDPGVQSVKTIFNYYKKYGYNTIVMGASFRNTGEITELAGCDYLTISPNLLEELLNSNEPVPKKLDASQASSLDIEKKSYINDEALFRFDFNEDQMAVEKLREGISKFAADAVTLKSILKEKLA, translated from the exons atgtcttcctcTCTCGAACAGCTCAAGGCCACTGGCACT ACTGTTGTGTCTGACTCTG GCGACTTTGCCT CCATTGGCAAGTACAAGCCTCAGGATGCCACCACCAACCCTTCTCTCATTCTCGCTGcctccaagaaggccgagtACGCCAAGTTGATCGATGTCGCCATTGACTACGCCAAGCAGAAGGGTGGCCCTATCGACCAGCAGGTcgatgatgctcttgacCGTCTTCTTGTCGAGTTTGGCAAGGAGATCCTCAAGATCATTCCCGGCAAGGTCTCAACTGAGGTCGATGCCCGATACTCTTTCGATACCGAGGCTTCCGTCAACAAGGCCCTTCACCTCATTGAG CTTTACGGCGAACAGGGTATCTCCAAGGATCGCATTCTGATCAAGATCGCCGCCACTTGGGAGGGcatcaaggctgctgagattCTCCAGCGCGACCAcggcatcaacaccaacctcacCCTCATGTTCTCTCTTGTTCAAGCTATTGGCGCTGCCGAGGCCGGTGCCTACCTTATCTCTCCCTTCGTCGGCCGCATTCTTGACTGGTTCAAGGCCTCTACCAAGAAGGAATACTCTAAGGAGGAGGACCCTGGTGTTCAGTCCGTCAAGACCATCTTCAACTACTACAAGAAGTACGGTTACAACACCATCGTCATGGGCGCCTCTTTCCGAAACACTGGCGAGATCACTGAGCTTGCTGGCTGCGACTACTTGACCATCTCT CCTAACCTGCTTGAGGAGCTCCTGAACTCGAATGAGCCCGTTcccaagaagcttgatgctTCCCAGGCTTCCTCCCTAGACATCGAGAAGAAGTCCTACATCAATGATGAGGCTCTCTTCCGCTTTGACTTCAACGAGGACCAGATGGCCGTTGAGAAGCTCCGAGAGGGTATCAGCAAGTTCGCTGCTGATGCTGTCACCCTTAAGAGCatcctcaaggagaagctcgcCTAA